Below is a genomic region from Spirosoma radiotolerans.
CTGTACTTAAACAAAGCCCCATCCTGAAAATTGTTATCGGTAAAAATCGCGCGCTGGCTGAAAGTCGAATACTTGAACGCAGCATCGTTCGTAAACTGGCAACCTTCGATGGTAACGGCTTCGGTGAAGTCCGTGTTATAAACTTTATTGCTCATGTTCAGGAGTTTTCGTTCTTCCTGTTGCTCTGTCCGGTAGGCTAGAAATTTGCCCTTGAAGGTACAGTTCTTAAAGGTTAACGGAACATCAACTGTACTCAGGAACTCCTGCGATTCACCTTTCCAGTTACCCTCGCGGACTTCTTTTCGATTCGCCAGGCTGGTCAGGTCAAGATCGCCGGTGATGGTGGTATTTTGATAAGAAACCGCTTCCCGGCGATTGATTTTGGCCATAATATCGCTGGCACTAACGGTCGTCTGAGCCAGAGTTGGGGCCATCGCAAGGCAGGCGAGCAGGAACAAAAGGAGGCTAGTTTTCATGCGTTTGTATCGGTCTTGTGCTTGATTTTCACTAAAGATGCAAAGGCAGGGTAAAAGGTTGCGTGATCATAAAATAATACGGCCAAACCGGTTCTAGGTTTGGCCGTATTGATGACATAAACGAGAGGGGTAACTCTATATGTTTTACGGTTTCCAGGCGGGAACCGCCTGGGTAAGCTATAGCTTAATCCAGCCACATCACTTTGTCATACGCCACTTCATAGTCCAGCTCTTCCAGAGCTATTAACCCCGCGAAGTGGCCAGTCTCGTCGGTCTGGACGGCATTCCATAACCCCGACGCATCGCGCAGAAGCAGCCGGTAGCCATACAGCGGATGGAGCGTATCGGCATCAGTTCTATGGTCCCAGCCCGTCTGGAGTTCAATGGCAAAGGCAATGCGGTCCATAACCTCACTCATCTGCCCTGCCAAACTATCGGCTCCATCCAATTCTTCAATCCACAGCACCAGCCCATCGGTTCCCCAATCGAAATGGAGATCAGTAGGGGTGAGGGTGATGATCGATGCGTTCATAACGGTTTGTTGTTTGTAGGAATTTGGTTTAAGGTTGGCTGATGCATGTTTATCTGATACGTCAACCAACCGTCAACCACAAATCGTAAACTTCTTTTAAGCACTCATACTCCAGGCGGGTGCCGCCAGCGTTTCGGCTGTCTGCTCGTCGCGCCATTTGCGGAGCCAGAAGCGGTACTTCTTCCGGCCATAATCAATAAAGCCCGGAATGGAGGTCGCATCGACGGCAAAGAGCCGATATGGGCTTTGTTTCATGATACCAATAAATACAAAGCGAAACTGCTTCGTCGTGCTCCACTCGCGTCCGTCGGCATGGCGCAGGCTGTCCACATAAAAAGCGGCCTGGCGATCGTAATCATAGGTGTAGCATGATTCCAGAAACTGGGCCTGCGTGCGGGCCGACGTTGTTTTTAGGTCGATTACCATCGCATTTCGGCGTTTGGGGCTGGTATAGACCATATCCAATCGCGCCTTGCAGGCGATACCGGTTGTTGGTTCTGTCGAAAGCACAATGCGCTCTCGCTCCGACAGCCGCAGATACCGTCGGCAAAAGCCATCCTGTCGGATCGTCTGCATTAGCGTATGCAGTTGTTTGGTTTGGGCCGGAGCAAGTCCATCAGGCCGTAGGGCTGGGTCCATCATGTCGGGCAGAAACTGCGACAAAACCGTACCGACCGTTTCGGGTTCGAGTAAATGCTGGTGGAACGCCCGCCCAAACGCCTTGGTCTTTTCGGGAATGAACCGCGCCGAGGGCACCGACCAGTAGCCCAGATGCTCTTCTTTCAGTCGGGTCAGGTCAGAGTTCGATACACGCGGCAATGCCCGGTAATCGTCACCGGGCATTATGAGCGGTTGGGAAAATGGTGTTAACAATTGAGAAATCATAAGCGAAGGAGAAACGTTGAATGAAACGATCACAAACTACCCGGCCGCCAGCAAGGCAGGCTCTTCTACGGGGTTTATGAAGGGGTTGTAGTAGTTCATGGCCGTCTTGATGTTGGCAATGTCTGTCAGCGTTTCCTGGCGGAACACCTTAACCTCCTGCGCAAACTGTTTCAACTCTTTCGTCTTCTCAACGTCAGCCATCTTATAGGTGAAGTTGGCGATATAGTACACGCCTTTTGGCTGAATTTTGTTATTCTCTTTCTTCTCGGCAACGGCTGTAATGACCACATCGGCCAGTGTCAGGTCGTCATAATAAAGGGGTTCGATCAACCGAAAAATGTTGTCGACCGAGTAGCCGTGAAATAACACCGCCGATACGCAGTTCTTCTCGTCGATAAAGAAAATCTCCGCCCAGTTTTTGGTGCCCATATTCAGGATGTTGTCCGTGAAAATGCGCCAGGCAATTGGCTGAAACGTGAGGGTGCGCCCCAGTTTCTCACTTCCGTTGATATTGAACACACCTTCCTTGGCATCGAACCGATATTGACGGGGATGGCCCTCCAGATATTTGTATTTATTGACGACCTCGCCAGTCAACTCGTGAATCTTTTGGTACGGTTTAAGTTCATTACCGCTTTGAATTGTCTCGATTTGGCTTTTGTTTTGTGTGTTCATTAGTATTTGTTGTTTACTGTTCAAGCAGGGGGCCCATTTTGAGGTCCCTTTTGCCTTTTTAAGGCCTTGCGTTTACTGATTTAAATTTACATACTTTTGTGTAAAAAAACAACCCCGTTTTATAAGTATTCTTAAGGCTGTAGAAGGCTGTTTTCTGGTTTTTCAGAGAACATTTAGGCTGATTTGACGTCGCCCAACCCAGCCTATTTAGAACGCCTTCTTTTTGGCGTATTCTTACATACAAATCTGTAAATTATGACGATCAATCTACGCCTTCAGCAACTCATCGACTCGCTCGACATTAGTGTGCTCGAATTCGCCCGGCAACTAGGCGAACACCGGGGCGAGAAAGTTTATCATATTTTACACGGTCGGCTGAAACCTCGTTACGATACACTCGAAAAAATTCTGGCGGCCTATCCGCAGGTCAACGGCGACTGGCTGCTACGGGGCGAGGGCCTGATGTTTAAAGCGCTCAATTCGCCTTCAGCGGCTATCACAACCGAAGAGCGGTTGCGGAACATGGAGTTCCTGCTGTTTCAGCTTACGGAGCGCGTGGCGCTGCTACAACAAACCAACGACCAGCTTCTGGCAGAGATAAAGGGGCAGCGGGAATAGCCGAACAAAAGGAAGAGGCTGTTGGTCAGGGTGGCTGCCTGCTATCGCTTCGGCTTCGTTGCGTTACGCCCTTTCCAAACAACCGCCCTCCTTTCGGGTTATAGTCTGAAAACACTTAACGCTATGGCAACTACATCACCATTCGACCCGGATAAACTAGATCCTGAATTTTATTCCCGTGACCCCAACCAGCATGGCGATTCCGATTACGGTCGTGAGTCGGAAGGCGTTGGGAATAATTCATACAGAGATGCAACGTCGGGCCTGGATATGGAAACGGAAAACCTGAACATAACGAAGGATACCCGCGTGGCACACGAAGGCGAAGGCCGGGTGGGTGAACCCAAAGGCGAAAGCCTGGGTGGAACCCAGGAATGGGACGTTGACGCCGACGCTATTTCCGACCAGCCTAAGGGTCGTATGATGAGTGACGAGGCAGCCAGAAAACTGGGCGAAGTAGCCGAGAATCCATCCGATGATGCGCTTTTACACCGTTCGGACGCCACTTACCTCGAAGAGGGAGACAGGCCTGGTGAGGGTTATGATCCGCATAACGTAGGTTATGACGGTAAGGAAAAAACAGATGTCTCGAAAGAAGATACGCACTAAGTTCCGAGACGATCAAACGATAAAAAAAGCGACCCGGAGAGCATCCGGGTCGCTTTTTTTATCGTAAGACGGCACCGCTCATCTTTATCCTGCTGATTCTTTCGTAAACTTGTCGTTTAATTATTTAGCCAGCGGACACTTGATCCGCTACTGATTTGCTCATCGAAACCCGTGCCTATGCCCGGGCGGGACTACTTGGCAACCCGTCCGATGGATTTTTTGGGAAGACCATTGCCATTTCTGTGCGCAACTTTGGAGCGTCTGTGACGCTTTATCCCTCACCCGAACTGCATATTGAGCCGCAGTTGCAGGATACCAACGTGTTCCGTAGTTTATACCACCTGCGCGATTCGGTCAGCACGTTGGGTTACCATGGCGGTGTTCCGCTATTAAAAGCGGCCATCAAGAAATTTTCCGAATATTGCGAAGCCGAACACATCCGGCTGCCGAACCAGAATTTTTCAATTCGCTACAACACGTCTATTCCCCGCCAGGTTGGCCTTTCGGGCTCCAGCGCCATCATTGTCGCCACCTTCCGGGCACTCATGCAATTTTACGGCGTTGAAATTCCACAGCCGATCCTGCCTAATCTGGTACTGGCTACGGAAGCTGAAGAGCTGGGCATTACGGCTGGGTTGCAGGACCGCGTGATTCAGTGCTATGAAGGCTGCGTCTACATGGATTTTGACCGGGATATCATGGAACGCCAGGGCTATGGCCAGTACGAACCGCTCGATTCCCGCTTGCTGCCTAAACTATACATTGCCTACAACACGGATCTGGGCAAGCAATCGGGTCGGGTGCACAACGACGTTCGGGCGCGATGGCTCAAAGGAGAGCCCGTTGTGGTTGAGACCATGAGCGCCATTGCCGATGTGGCCCGCGAAGGCCGGGAAGCGATGCTTCGCCAGGACGGAAAAGCCCTGAATGAATTGGTTAATCGTAATTTCGATCTGCGGGCACAGATATACAACATCACCGACCGCAACCGAAGTTTGATTGAAGCCGCCCGTGTCTGCGGGGCATCGGCTTCGTTCACCGGCTCGGGGGGCTCAATCATCGGTCTTTACCGCGATGATGCCATGCTAAACCGGCTTTTTGTGGAATTAAAGAAAATCAATGCACGCGTTATCAAACCCTATGTAGTTTAATTTTGAATGTCTGAATGCCTGAATGATAGAATAGCTGACGCGCACATCATTCAGACATTCAGACATTCAATCATTCAAAAATGATAAAGAAAGCCGTTATCCCCGCTGCCGGTCTCGGAACCCGGTTTCTGCCCGCCACAAAGGCGCAGCCCAAAGAAATGTTGCCCATTATTGACCGCCCTACCATTCAGTACGTGGTGCAGGAAGCCGTTGACTCGGGTATCGAAGATATTCTGATTATTACGGGAAAAGGGAAGCGGGCGATCGAAGACCATTTTGATCGTAACTACGAACTGGAAACCCGACTCGAAGAGAAGGAAGATCAGTTACTGCTGGATGAGATGCGTCGTTTGTCGGACATGGCGAACCTGCATTACGTTCGCCAGCGGGAACTCAACGGACTTGGGGATGCCATTCGTTATGCCCGGCACCATGTTGGAAATGAGCCGTTTGCAGTACTGCTGGGCGATACCATCATGGACTCGGTTATTCCTGTCACACAGCAACTCATTGATACCTATGCCCAGTTTGGTGGCTCAGTCATTGCTGTTGAAGAGGTGCCTCACGACAAAGTAAACCGCTACGGAATCGTAGGAGGGAAGTCGTTGAGTGATCGGATATTTGAACTGGATACGCTGGTCGAAAAACCATCCATCAGCGAGGCCCCATCGAACCTGGCCATTGCCGGACGCTACATTCTGACGCCCGAGATTTTTGCCATGCTGGAGCAAACGCCGGTTGGGAAAAACAATGAGATTCAACTGACCGACGCAATGCTGCTGTTGTTGAAACGTGAGAATCTTTACGCACATCGCATTGAAGGCAAACGCCATGATATCGGCAATAAACTGGACTTCCTGAAAACAACGGTTGAGTTTGCCCTCAAACGACCCGAGTTTGCGGGGCCGTTTCGCGCGTTTCTCGAAGAAATCATTAAGAAGTAAAACGAAGAAGGCCCCGCGATGAGCGGGGCCTTCTTCGTTCTGAAAGAGGTCACCTCATTCGTACACTTAAGGCAGCTTCGTCATCTTCTCCTTTGGTATAGCCGTTCCCCGGCG
It encodes:
- a CDS encoding pentapeptide repeat-containing protein gives rise to the protein MKTSLLLFLLACLAMAPTLAQTTVSASDIMAKINRREAVSYQNTTITGDLDLTSLANRKEVREGNWKGESQEFLSTVDVPLTFKNCTFKGKFLAYRTEQQEERKLLNMSNKVYNTDFTEAVTIEGCQFTNDAAFKYSTFSQRAIFTDNNFQDGALFKYSRFRNEADFSGSTFREYADFKYTKFDESSSFRRVAFERYADFKYTKFDERVDFSQARFSSNADFKYTHLPRGTNFDDTRFNGSTDFKYTTLDGRRFSPNGR
- a CDS encoding PD-(D/E)XK nuclease-like domain-containing protein; translated protein: MISQLLTPFSQPLIMPGDDYRALPRVSNSDLTRLKEEHLGYWSVPSARFIPEKTKAFGRAFHQHLLEPETVGTVLSQFLPDMMDPALRPDGLAPAQTKQLHTLMQTIRQDGFCRRYLRLSERERIVLSTEPTTGIACKARLDMVYTSPKRRNAMVIDLKTTSARTQAQFLESCYTYDYDRQAAFYVDSLRHADGREWSTTKQFRFVFIGIMKQSPYRLFAVDATSIPGFIDYGRKKYRFWLRKWRDEQTAETLAAPAWSMSA
- a CDS encoding transcriptional regulator, whose translation is MTINLRLQQLIDSLDISVLEFARQLGEHRGEKVYHILHGRLKPRYDTLEKILAAYPQVNGDWLLRGEGLMFKALNSPSAAITTEERLRNMEFLLFQLTERVALLQQTNDQLLAEIKGQRE
- a CDS encoding mevalonate kinase family protein, which codes for MLIETRAYARAGLLGNPSDGFFGKTIAISVRNFGASVTLYPSPELHIEPQLQDTNVFRSLYHLRDSVSTLGYHGGVPLLKAAIKKFSEYCEAEHIRLPNQNFSIRYNTSIPRQVGLSGSSAIIVATFRALMQFYGVEIPQPILPNLVLATEAEELGITAGLQDRVIQCYEGCVYMDFDRDIMERQGYGQYEPLDSRLLPKLYIAYNTDLGKQSGRVHNDVRARWLKGEPVVVETMSAIADVAREGREAMLRQDGKALNELVNRNFDLRAQIYNITDRNRSLIEAARVCGASASFTGSGGSIIGLYRDDAMLNRLFVELKKINARVIKPYVV
- the galU gene encoding UTP--glucose-1-phosphate uridylyltransferase GalU translates to MIKKAVIPAAGLGTRFLPATKAQPKEMLPIIDRPTIQYVVQEAVDSGIEDILIITGKGKRAIEDHFDRNYELETRLEEKEDQLLLDEMRRLSDMANLHYVRQRELNGLGDAIRYARHHVGNEPFAVLLGDTIMDSVIPVTQQLIDTYAQFGGSVIAVEEVPHDKVNRYGIVGGKSLSDRIFELDTLVEKPSISEAPSNLAIAGRYILTPEIFAMLEQTPVGKNNEIQLTDAMLLLLKRENLYAHRIEGKRHDIGNKLDFLKTTVEFALKRPEFAGPFRAFLEEIIKK